Proteins found in one Phocoena sinus isolate mPhoSin1 chromosome 19, mPhoSin1.pri, whole genome shotgun sequence genomic segment:
- the LOC116744304 gene encoding 40S ribosomal protein S12-like, with product MAEEGIAAGDVMDVNTALQEVLKTALIHDGLARGIRKAAKALDKRQAHLCVLASNCDEPMYVKLVEALCAEHQINLIKVDDNKKLGEWVGLCKIDREGKPRKVVGCSCVVVKDYGKESQAKDIIEEYFKCKK from the coding sequence ATGGCCGAGGAAGGCATTGCTGCTGGAGATGTAATGGACGTTAATACTGCTCTGCAAGAGGTGCTTAAGACCGCCCTCATCCACGATGGCCTAGCACGTGGAATTCGCAAAGCTGCCAAAGCCTTAGACAAGCGCCAAGCCCATCTCTGTGTTCTTGCGTCCAACTGTGATGAGCCTATGTATGTCAAGTTGGTGGAGGCCCTTTGTGCTGAGCACCAAATCAACCTGATTAAGGTTGATGACAACAAGAAACTAGGGGAATGGGTAGGCCTCTGTAAAATTGACAGAGAGGGAAAACCCCGTAAAGTGGTTGGCTGCAGCTGTGTGGTGGTTAAGGACTATGGCAAAGAGTCTCAGGCCAAGGATATCATCGAGGAGTACTTCAAATGCAAGAAATGA
- the NRN1L gene encoding neuritin-like protein encodes MCCRFCHRWQPLCALGLLLLLLLPPLVLVSPLAATTAVPGRCDTIYQGFAECLIRLGDGMGRGGELESVCRSWNDFHTCASRVLLDCPEEAAAVWESLQQEARRAPHPDNLHTLCGTPVRLQERGAGPETNQETLQATAPAPTWVPEPPLLAAALALACLLGPLA; translated from the exons ATGTGCTGCCGCTTCTGTCACCGCTGGCAACCGCTCTGTGCACTGgggctgttgctgctgctgctgctgccgcccctTG tccttgTATCTCCCCTGGCAGCAACCACAGCGGTCCCAGGCCGCTGTGACACCATATACCAGGGCTTTGCCGAGTGTCTCATCCGCTTGGGGGACGGCATGGGCCGCGGAGGTGAGCTGGAGAGCGTCTGCAG GTCTTGGAATGATTTCCACACCTGTGCCTCGCGAGTCCTGTTGGACTGCCCTGAGGAGGCCGCCGCCGTGTGGGAGTCACTACAGCAAGAAGCTCGCCGGGCCCCACACCCAGATAATTTGCACACTCTGTGTGGCACCCCTGTACGCCTTCAGGAGCGCGGGGCGGGCCCAGAGACCAACCAGGAGACGCTGCAGGCGACAGCGCCAGCACCCACTTGGGTCCCTGAGCCCCCTCTGCTGGCGGCTGCTTTGGCACTCGCCTGCCTCCTGGGTCCTCTGGCCTAG